Proteins co-encoded in one Aspergillus flavus chromosome 2, complete sequence genomic window:
- a CDS encoding uncharacterized protein (domain of unknown function-domain containing protein): protein MDTAPPPYTPTSPSPSPSTSTSPTITPQNLAPETLLTRGLQIPSKSAYPTSGFTYPPLLAQYNITPTDWENFTSEVITTAKLSRKQWTTAIGKGLGVMVVGGLMVGFLGAIPAYYVARRAQRSREERNMIVGSGELRDVIERWNGGFFEPRGVLIRVDLPFEEVEEMEMMDVLERRRGIPGFGASREGERVREDAARKARIVVIPLPGKLG, encoded by the coding sequence ATGGACacagcaccaccaccctACACTCCCAcctcaccctcaccctcaCCTTCAACCTCTACATCACCAACAATAACCCCCCAAAACCTCGCCCCAGAAACCCTCCTCACTCGCGGTCTCCAAATCCCCTCGAAATCCGCCTACCCAACCTCCGGCTTCACATACCCGCCCCTCCTCGCCCAATACAACATCACCCCCACCGACTGGGAAAACTTCACCTCCGAGGTAATCACCACCGCAAAACTAAGCCGCAAGCAATGGACCACAGCCATCGGGAAGGGGCTGGGGGTGATGGTGGTCGGGGGCCTCATGGTTGGGTTTCTAGGGGCCATACCGGCGTATTATGTGGCGAGACGGGCGCAGCGGAGTCGGGAGGAGAGGAATATGATTGTTGGGAGTGGGGAGTTGAGGGATGTTATTGAGCGGTGGAATGGGGGGTTTTTTGAGCCCAGGGGGGTTTTGATTCGGGTTGATTTGCCgtttgaggaggtggaggagatggagatgatggatgttttggagaggagaaggggaaTTCCGGGGTTTGGGGCGTCGAGGGAGGGGGAGAGGGTGAGGGAGGATGCGGCGAGGAAGGCGAGGATTGTTGTTATTCCTTTGCCTGGGAAGTTGGGGTAG
- a CDS encoding IMP-specific 5'-nucleotidase 1, with translation MTTRYRVEYALKSHRRDQLIEWIKGLLAVPFVLHSQPTAVYQEHGENLVAIAADTHQRYAEIFRDVENLMRDHIHHIKTGAPGKSKLNHLVPTVGSFFTPLPLEDAFKYQDSQRFISRRRFVAPSFNDIRLILNSAQLLGLFRTSGLDLVTFDGDVTLYDDGACLTDDNPVIPRLIRLLQQGRKIGIVTAAGYTEAPKYYERLKGLLDAVHSSDVLTPANRNGLVVMGGESNFLFRYDHTSPDKLTYVPREQWLLEEMHSWQESDITQLLDIAESSLRACAKNLNLPVAVLRKDRAVGVYPLDRTKVTREQWEETVLVVQNTVERSVVGTRLPFCAFNGGNDVFVDIGDKSWGVRACQQYFGGIDRSRTLHIGDQFLSAGANDFKARLASTTAWIANPAETVQLLDELAIIEK, from the exons ATGACGACCCGTTATCGCGTTGAAT ATGCTCTTAAG TCGCATCGTCGCGACCAGCTGATAGAATGGATCAAAGGCCTTCTGGCTGTTCCATTTGTCCTGCATTCACAACCTACGGCGGTCTACCAAGAGCACGGCGAGAATCTGGTCGCCATTGCGGCGGATACCCACCAACGTTATGCGGAGATCTTCCGGGATGTTGAGAATCTCATGCGCGATCATA TCCACCACATAAAAACAGGCGCCCCCGGTAAATCGAAGCTCAATCACCTCGTGCCAACCGTAGGCTCCTTCTTCACGCCCCTCCCGCTCGAAGACGCTTTCAAATACCAGGACAGCCAACGCTTCATCAGCCGGCGTCGCTTTGTTGCCCCGTCCTTCAATGACATCCGCCTCATCCTGAACTCGGCTCAGCTTTTGGGCCTCTTTCGCACCTCCGGTCTCGACCTCGTAACCTTCGACGGAGATGTCACCCTATACGATGACGGCGCTTGCCTCACCGACGACAACCCCGTCATACCCCGCCTCATCCGTCTCCTCCAACAAGGCCGCAAAATCGGCATCGTCACCGCCGCCGGCTACACCGAGGCACCCAAGTATTACGAACGTCTAAAGGGTCTCCTCGACGCTGTGCACAGCTCCGACGTCCTCACCCCGGCCAATCGCAACGGTCTCGTCGTCATGGGCGGTGAAAgcaacttcctcttccgctACGACCACACCTCCCCGGATAAGCTTACCTACGTCCCCCGTGAACAATGGTTGCTCGAAGAGATGCACTCCTGGCAAGAATCGGACATCACACAGCTTCTGGACATCGCTGAATCCTCCCTCCGCGCTTGTGCCAAGAATTTGAATCTCCCCGTCGCAGTACTGAGAAAGGATCGTGCTGTTGGCGTTTACCCCCTCGATCGGACAAAGGTTACTCGAGAACAATGGGAAGAAACGGTCCTAGTGGTTCAAAACACTGTCGAGCGATCGGTCGTCGGCACTAGATTGCCCTTCTGTGCGTTCAATG GTGGAAATGACGTCTTCGTCGACATCGGCGATAAATCCTGGGGTGTGCGCGCCTGTCAGCAGTATTTCGGCGGCATCGACCGTTCCCGTACTCTCCACATTGGCGACCAGTTCTTGTCCGCTGGCGCCAATGATTTTAAG GCACGCCTGGCTTCGACCACAGCCTGGATCGCTAACCCGGCTGAAACGGTGCAGCTTTTGGATGAGTTGGCGATTATCGAGAAATAA
- a CDS encoding pyrophosphate-dependent phosphofructo-1-kinase (6-phosphofructokinase subunit alpha) produces the protein MATTHAPAEPPKRRRIGVLTSGGDAPGMNGAVRAVVRMAIYSGCEAYAVYEGYEGLVHGGDMIRQVHWEDVRGWLSRGGTLIGSARSMAFRERAGRLKAAKNMIVRGIDALVVCGGDGSLTGADLFRSEWPGLLEELVKTGELTEEQIVPYKVLNIVGLVGSIDNDMSGTDATIGCYSSLTRICDAVDDVFDTAYSHQRGFVIEVMGRHCGWLALMSAISTGADWLFIPEMPPREGWEDDMCDIITKNRQERGKRRTIVIVAEGAHDRQLNKITSSKIKDILTNRLDLDTRVTVLGHTQRGGAACAYDRTLSTLQGVEAVRAVLDMTPESPSPVITVRENKLLRTPLMDAVKATKEVADLIHERKFDEAMHLRDSEFKEYHFAYKNTATPDHPKLILPENKRMRIAIIHVGAPAGGMNQATRAAVAYCQTRGHTALAVHNGFPGLCRHHADTPVSSVREVSWEEQDTWVNEGGSDIGTNRSLPSEDFETTAKCFEKFKFDGLFVVGGFEAFTAVSQLRQAREKYPAFKIPMVVLPATISNNVPGTEYSLGSDTCLNTLIDFCDAIRQSASSSRRRVFVVETQGGKSGYVATTAGLAVGASAVYIPEEGIDIKMLARDIDFLRNNFAHDKGANRAGKIILRNETASSTYTTQVIADMIKEEAKGRFESRAAVPGHFQQGGKPSPMDRIRALRMAIRCMQHIETFSGKSADEIAADELSATVIGVKGSQVLFSQMGGPNGLEATETDWARRRPKDEFWLDLQSTVNILSGRASFGEGKTGWSCYENC, from the exons ATGGCTACGACACACGCCCCCGCGGAGCCTCCCAAGCGCCGCCGTATCGGTGTCTTGACCTCTGGTGGTGATGCTCCCGGTATGAACGGCGCCGTCCGGGCTGTCGTTCGGATGGCTATTTATTCCGGATGTGAAGCCTATGCCGTATACGAAGGCTACGAGGGTCTGGTCCATGGCGGAGATATGATCCGTCAGGTACACTGGGAAGATGTCCGTGGCTGGCTCTCCAGGGGTGGTACCTTAATCGGTTCAGCTCGTAGCATGGCTTTCCGGGAACGTGCCGGTCGTCTGAAGGCCGCTAAGAACATGATTGTCCGGGGTATTGATGCCCTGGTGGTTTGCGGTGGTGATGGAAGTTTGACTGGTGCCGACCTCTTCCGTTCTGAATGGCCTGGCttgctggaagagctggtcAAGACGGGCGAATTGACTGAGGAACAGATTGTCCCTTACAAGGTGTTGAACATTGTTGGTCTGGTGGGCTCGATTGATAACGACATGTCCGGCACAGACGCTACCATCGGCTGTTATTCCTCCCTTACCCGCATCTGTGATGCGGTCGACGACGTTTTCGATACCGCTTATTCGCACCAGAGAGGCTTCGTTATTGAAGTCATGGGACGCCATTGTGGCTGGCTGGCCTTGATGTCGGCTATCAGCACTGGCGCCGACTGGCTTTTCATCCCCGAGATGCCACCCCGCGAGGGCTGGGAAGATGACATGTGCGATATCATCACCAAG AACCGTCAGGAACGAGGCAAGCGGAGAACGATTGTCATTGTGGCCGAGGGCGCTCATGACCGCCAACTCAACAAGATCACGAGCAGCAAGATTAAGGACATTTTGACCAACCGACTTGATCTGGACACTAGGGTGACCGTCCTAGGCCACACTCAACGAGGAGGAGCAGCATGTGCCTATGACCGTACCCTCTCGACCCTACAGGGCGTGGAAGCCGTCCGTGCCGTTTTGGATATGACACCCGAATCTCCGTCCCCTGTCATCACCGTCCGCGAGAACAAGTTGCTGCGCACGCCGTTGATGGATGCAGTGAAGGCCACCAAGGAAGTAGCCGACCTCATTCATGAGCGCAAGTTCGATGAGGCTATGCATCTGCGCGACTCTGAATTCAAGGAGTACCATTTCGCCTACAAGAACACTGCTACCCCCGACCACCCCAAGTTGATCCTCCCAGAAAACAAG CGGATGCGCATTGCCATTATACACGTCGGTGCACCTGCCGGAGGTATGAACCAAGCCACCCGTGCTGCCGTCGCCTACTGCCAGACTCGTGGACACACGGCCCTTGCCGTTCACAACGGTTTCCCCGGCCTCTGCCGGCATCATGCAGACACCCCCGTTAGCTCTGTGCGCGAGGTCAGTTGGGAGGAGCAGGACACCTGGGTCAACGAAGGTGGTTCAGACATCGGAACCAACCGAAGCCTGCCGTCCGAGGACTTCGAGACCACTGCCAAGTGTTTTGAGAAGTTTAAGTTCGATGGTTTGTTCGTGGTTGGTGGTTTCGAGGCTTTCACTGCTGTTAGCCAATTGCGCCAGGCCCGCGAGAAATATCCAGCCTTCAAGATCCCCATGGTGGTCTTGCCGGCCACCATTTCAAACAACGTCCCGGGTACCGAATACTCCCTCGGCAGCGACACCTGCTTGAACACTTTGATCGACTTCTGTGACGCTATCCGTCAATCCGCGTCGTCCTCCCGCCGCCGtgtcttcgtcgtcgaaaCCCAGGGTGGTAAGTCCGGTTACGTCGCTACGACCGCTGGTCTCGCGGTAGGTGCCTCGGCCGTCTACATCCCGGAGGAAGGCATCGATATCAAGATGCTGGCACGCGATATCGATTTCCTGCGCAACAACTTCGCTCACGACAAGGGTGCCAACCGTGCCGGAAAGATCATCCTGCGCAACGAGACCGCTTCCAGCACCTACACCACACAAGTCATTGCCGACAtgatcaaggaagaagccaaggGCCGCTTTGAGTCGCGTGCGGCGGTCCCTGGTCACTTCCAACAGGGTGGCAAGCCCTCTCCGATGGACCGAATCCGTGCCCTGCGCATGGCCATCCGATGCATGCAGCACATCGAAACCTTCTCCGGCAAGTCCGCCGACGAGATTGCCGCCGACGAGCTTTCTGCGACCGTCATCGGTGTCAAGGGATCCCAGGTACTCTTCTCCCAGATGGGCGGTCCCAACGGCCTGGAAGCGACCGAGACCGACTGGGCCCGTCGTCGCCCGAAGGACGAATTCTGGCTTGACTTGCAGAGCACCGTCAACATTTTGTCCGGTCGCGCCAGCTTCGGCGAGGGCAAGACGGGCTGGTCTTGCTACGAAAACTGTTAA
- a CDS encoding putative RNA polymerase II mediator complex component SRB4 (Mediator complex subunit 17) produces the protein MSDSFNLPLRPLTEKRERPDPLPVEIAQINAQYGSFRDVTEDSLRAKIEADKNKDPWFDKEENDNASADEDTTERLDQLYKRRAAITQFALQAHMEAMFALDFVSLLLSKHTPRQAEMSMSAYLKQVAPLGSLNSEIVNPPPKPESAARDTKNVSRGWRLQNFNSAASKLLDSATRLEAEVASETRYWDEVLAVKEKGWKVSRLPRERQALGVQYGFLEATPIFRDRGLAALRRTNDGSLILDKGLIPLKARTVRVRVRSRGQITGCSKNQPASDNTESIESRILQARDTVYEEELFHELVREARILGSQGVTTRQNLVQFPVSEEQEVLLDLIDSDQISPENDVVSSNEHAVVADALAHAIRILLAYAHRQNLRRRTQLPTPLTPKRRQTPEYQLLRPVMAYLQHSSHVRWLESLLNDINQILKSAGITCGFTATPFSSLSLRRTISGLPKVEALVQEFLLPYESTFSAQLVTPQSSFRVKVRTNVTTPPLGTHYEISVNMPQYPDVRPPNRIGLQDEAASILTHFVLLDILTAITHAKGSSVKGIKQETGHLLTWQAAYPHNGELLALSSTGQHKKMKVSLSRHELTVRVYSVRGIDGFGKPAVDKTPAMRSQTWKCDGTPDQPNLMDFIAEVSKE, from the exons ATGTCCGActccttcaacctccctCTTCGTCCCTTAACAGAGAAGCGCGAACGTCCAGATCCGCTTCCCGTGGAGATCGCTCAGATTAATGCTCAGTATGGTTCCTTTCGCGATGTCACCGAGGACAGCCTCCGGGCCAAGATCGAAGCCGACAAAAACAAAGATCCATGGTTCGACAAAGAGGAAAACGACAACGCATCTGCCGATGAGGATACGACGGAGCGTCTAGATCAGCTGTATAAGCGTCGGGCAGCCATTACCCAATTCGCCCT CCAGGCCCATATGGAAGCCATGTTCGCCCTCGACTTTGTCTCCCTTCTGCTCTCGAAGCATACGCCTCGTCAAGCCGAAATGTCCATGTCTGCATACCTGAAACAAGTTGCGCCCCTCGGATCGCTAAATTCGGAAATTGtcaatccaccaccaaagcCCGAGTCCGCGGCTAGAGACACCAAGAACGTTTCGCGTGGGTGGAGGCTGCAAAACTTTAACTCCGCGGCGAGCAAACTACTCGACTCCGCGACTAGACTCGAAGCTGAAGTTGCCTCGGAGACCAGGTATTGGGATGAGGTGCTGGCGGTGAAGGAAAAAGGTTGGAAGGTGTCCAGGTTGCCCAGGGAAAGACAGGCCCTTGGGGTACAGTATGGCTTTTTAGAAG CTACTCCAATCTTCCGCGACCGGGGCTTAGCGGCTCTGCGACGAACCAACGACGGAAGCTTGATACTCGACAAAGGTTTAATTCCACTCAAGGCGCGAACAGTGCGTGTGCGTGTGAGGAGTCGTGGTCAAATCACAGGGTGCTCGAAGAACCAACCGGCGTCGGATAACACTGAGTCAATCGAGAGTCGTATCCTGCAGGCGCGTGATACGGTATACGAAGAGGAACTGTTTCACGAGCTGGTACGTGAGGCAAGAATACTCGGTAGCCAGGGAGTCACGACACGCCAGAATCTAGTTCAATTCCCAGTGTCGGAGGAGCAAGAGGTCTTGTTGGATCTCATCGACAGCGATCAGATATCGCCTGAAAATGATGTAGTGTCCTCCAACGAGCACGCCGTGGTGGCAGACGCTCTTGCCCATGCAATTCGTATCCTGCTCGCCTACGCCCATCGCCAAAACCTACGCCGAAGGACCCAGCTCCCAACACCACTAACCCCAAAGCGCCGCCAAACCCCAGAATACCAGCTCCTCCGACCGGTAATGGCATACCTGCAGCATAGCTCCCATGTGCGATGGCTGGAGTCGTTGTTGAATGATATAAACCAGATTTTGAAATCTGCTGGAATCACGTGTGGTTTTACAGCGACTCCCTTCTCGTCTCTGAGTCTCAGGCGCACCATCAGTGGGCTCCCAAAGGTAGAGGCTTTGGTCCAAGAGTTTTTGTTGCCCTACGAGTCGACCTTTTCTGCGCAATTGGTCACCCCTCAAAGCTCGTTCCGGGTCAAGGTTCGCACTAACGTCACAACACCGCCGCTCGGCACTCACTACGAAATCTCAGTCAACATGCCTCAGTATCCCGATGTTCGCCCGCCGAACCGCATCGGCCTGCAGGATGAGGCAGCCTCTATACTCACGCATTTTGTGCTACTAGACATCCTTACGGCCATCACCCACGCCAAGGGCTCATCCGTGAAAGGTATCAAGCAAGAGACAGGGCACCTGTTGACATGGCAAGCAGCGTATCCGCACAATGGCGAGCTACTCGCCCTCTCCAGCACCGGCCAGCACAAGAAAATGAAAGTGAGCTTATCAAGACATGAGCTAACCGTGCGAGTATACTCGGTACGGGGGATTGACGGGTTTGGCAAGCCGGCTGTGGACAAAACGCCGGCCATGCGCTCGCAAACATGGAAGTGCGATGGCACTCCCGACCAGCCTAACCTGATGGACTTTATAGCTGAAGTATCCAAGGAGTAA
- a CDS encoding FAD dependent oxidoreductase yields the protein MQTPALRTLITQDPGLPKPNPTSSYWQTPPHPLSDTQSPSLPPQTDVAIIGSGITGLSVLLTLLDDHPDLNITVLEARSLCSGATGRNGGQLAANAGEEYLHLVEEFGREGAGEVVRFTFENLRRMRELVRRFAVEESEVEEVVKVRVFLEDDGFERFKGSVEALERDLPGFKGIYTTLDREVLKREYHLDGAGGALLPAGTVWPYRLVTKIFACLLERYGHRLNIETQTPVTSIAFDATSPSWPYILHTPRGGLRATQIAHCTNGHAGYLLPGLRGPIYPFKGTMTVQDAGNIMPNRGGDLSWGFHYPVMYDKQSGRYAAGLYYLMQNTKTGYFFFGGEDTRIDNCLSADDSLVEEGSIKHLQEKLPHFLGHNGAEQWRLASGWSGIMGFSADGLPVVGRAQASMTGRQGEGEYVAAAFNGYGMANCLLSGEALAKMMMGTDVSAWLPKAYGIHERRLKEPLTVDHAIKSFDLDA from the exons ATGCAAACTCCTGCTCTCAGAACACTCATAACCCAAGACCCAGGTCTCCCGAAGCCCAATCCAACGTCTTCATACTGGCAAACCCCACCACACCCCCTCAGTGATactcaatctccttctctaCCCCCTCAAACCGATGTCGCGATCATTGGTTCTGGGATAACCGGTCTCTCGGTCCTGCTTACTCTCCTGGATGATCATCCTGATCTTAATATCACGGTTTTAGAGGCTAGGTCGCTATGTTCGGGTGCGACGGGCCGGAATGGGGGTCAATTGGCTGCGAATGCTGGGGAGGAGTATCTGCATTTGGTGGAGGAGTTTGGGAGGGAGGGTGCAGGGGAGGTTGTCAGGTTTACGTTTGAGAATTTACGCAGGATGAGGGAGTTAGTGCGGAGGTTTGCGGTTGAGGAGAGTGAGGTGGAAGAGGTGGTTAAAGTGAGGGTTTTTCTGGAGGACGATGGGTTCGAGAGGTTTAAGGGAAGCGTGGAGGCTTTGGAGAGGGATCTGCCAGGTTTTAAGGGGATTTATACAACTCTTGATAGGGAGGTGTTGAAG AGGGAGTATCACCTGGACGGCGCTGGGGGTGCTCTGCTTCCCGCTGGGACTGTCTGGCCTTACCGGCTCGTGACCAAGATTTTTGCCTGTCTCCTGGAGAGATACGGGCATAGGTTGAATATCGAAACGCAGACCCCCGTTACTTCTATCGCTTTCGATGCGACGAGCCCTTCCTGGCCGTATATCCTGCATACACCACGAGGAGGTCTGCGCGCAACTCAGATAGCGCACTGTACCAATGGCCATGCAGGATATTTGCTCCCTGGACTCCGCGGCCCAATCTATCCCTTCAAGGGAACGATGACGGTGCAAGACGCAGGCAATATCATGCCCAATCGCGGTGGTGATCTTTCATGGGGTTTCCATTATCCGGTTATGTATGATAAGCAGTCCGGTCGATATGCTGCTGGCCTGTACTATCTCATGCAGAATACGAAAACAGgttatttctttttcggcGGGGAGGACACGCGAATCGATAATTGTTTATCAGCGGACGACAGTCTGGTCGAAGAAGGCTCCATAAAGCATCTACAAGAGAAGCTGCCACATTTCCTTGGTCACAACGGAGCGGAACAATGGAGGTTAGCCAGCGGGTGGAGTGGAATTATGGGCTTCTCCGCAGACGGGCTTCCCGTTGTCGGACGTGCGCAAGCCTCAATGACAGGGCGACAGGGCGAGGGGGAATACGTTGCGGCTGCATTTAACGGATATGGCATGGCCAACTGCTTGCTGTCCGGAGAAGCGTTGgcaaagatgatgatgggaaCAGACGTGAGCGCGTGGTTGCCAAAGGCATACGGTATTCATGAAAGACGGCTGAAAGAGCCACTGACAGTGGACCATGCCATCAAATCCTTCGATTTAGATGCCTGA